From a single Solanum dulcamara chromosome 4, daSolDulc1.2, whole genome shotgun sequence genomic region:
- the LOC129885324 gene encoding proteasome subunit alpha type-7 encodes MARYDRAITVFSPDGHLFQVEYAMEAVRKGNAAVGVRGTDTVVLGVEKKSTPKLQDSRSVRKIVNLDDHIALACAGLKADARVLVNKARIECQSHRLTVEDPVTVEYITRYIAGLQQKYTQSGGVRPFGLSTLIIGFDPHTGVPSLYQTDPSGTFSAWKANATGRNSNSTREFLEKNYKETSGQETVKLAIRALLEVVESGGKNIEVAVMTKEHGLKQLEEAEIDAIVAEIEAEKAAAEAAKKAPPKET; translated from the exons ATGGCTAGATACGACAGAGCGATCACTGTTTTTTCGCCGGACGGCCACCTGTTTCAAGTGGAGTACGCCATGGAAGCCGTACGCAAAGGAAATGCCGCGGTCGGTGTACGTGGAACTGATACTGTTGTTCTTGGCGTCGAGAAAAAGTCTACTCCCAAGCTTCAGGACTCCAG GTCAGTAAGAAAGATAGTAAATCTAGATGATCACATTGCATTGGCCTGTGCTGGACTGAAAGCAGATGCACGAGTCCTTGTGAATAAGGCACGTATTGAGTGTCAGAGTCATAGGCTTACGGTTGAAGATCCTGTTACCGTTGAGTACATAACTCGGTACATTGCTGGTCTTCAGCAGAAGTATACTCAAAGTGGTGGGGTGAGGCCATTTGGCCTATCCACCTTGATCATTGGTTTTGACCCACATACAGGTGTCCCCTCACTTTACCAAACAGATCCATCAGGTACATTCTCAGCTTGGAAAGCCAATGCGACTGGCAGGAACTCCAACTCTACGCGCGAGTTCTTGGAGAAGAATTACAAAGAAACATCTGGCCAGGAAACTGTGAAACTGGCAATACGTGCTTTGCTTGAA GTTGTTGAAAGTGGTGGAAAAAACATAGAAGTTGCTGTGATGACAAAAGAGCATGGGCTTAAGCAACTTGAGGAAGCTGAAATTGATGCCATTGTTGCTGAGATCGAAGCAGAGAAAGCAGCTGCAGAAGCAGCCAAAAAGGCCCCGCCAAAAGAAACCTAA
- the LOC129885323 gene encoding pentatricopeptide repeat-containing protein At2g16880, translating into MSSLYPPLKPCQLIQTITTLLSSSSKSLPKSSLQSYLPHLTPPIIHSILSSPTLSSRPSTLFSFFQWSQSHIPSLSTHPLPFPSLLPLLSSLLSHRRFHVARSLLLTFIPSDHPQHLLHRHLLHPISNFPKPSTELLDTVIGAYCQCGKPHLALQIFKKMKRLRLCPEVKTFNVLISALVKYPSTHSVYSCNELFNDALKLGLVPSTITINIMIKGYCLVYKYKDANQLLNRMSEFGCVPDNVSYNTILDGLCEKGRLNEIRDLLLDMKGKGLVPNRSTYNILVHGYCKVGWLKDAAQIVELMTQNNTLPDVWTYNILIDGLCNEGRIDDAIKIRDEMVGLKLLPDVKTYNILINGCLDYKRSSEAFDLVEKMNQKGIKCDEITYNTLIKWYCKEGKMDKAREVLLKMEEIGLCPNCVSYNTLISAYCKAGNLPEVLRIMKRIGEKGLKMDNFSLNTLLHILCQERKLDEAYELLSVAHTRGYLVDAVSYGTLIGGYFRCADMEKALKLWDEMEEREIIPTIVTYNIIIGGLCKSGKTQQAIAKLNELLEKGIVPNEITYNTIIHGYCWEGNIEKAFQFHNKMVENSFKPDVYTCNILLRGLSREGMLEKAIKLFNTWIDKGKTIDVVTYNTLITALCKDQRLEDALVLVAEMEEKNIRPDKYTHNAIVGALTDAGRLKEAEEFMTDRERPSEQWLQMDGREHELRVDEQDSSSIAYSQQIDELCAEGRYKDAMLIYAQVTQRGIDLQKSTYFTLIKGLIKRRKSISKTG; encoded by the coding sequence ATGAGTTCTTTGTATCCTCCATTGAAGCCTTGTCAACTAATTCAAACAATCACAACTCTCCTCTCCTCTTCCTCCAAATCTCTACCCAAATCCTCTCTTCAATCCTACCTCCCTCACCTCACTCCTCCCATTATCCACTCCATTCTCTCTTCCCCCACTCTCTCTTCTCGTCCTTCCactctcttctccttcttccAATGGTCTCAATCTCACATACCCTCTTTATCCACCCACCCCCTCCCTTTCCCTTCTCTTCTCCCTCTTTTATCCTCCCTCTTATCCCATCGCAGATTCCATGTtgcaagatcccttcttctcaCTTTTATCCCTTCTGATCACCCCCAACACCTTCTCCATCGTCATCTCCTTCACCCCATTTCCAATTTCCCCAAACCCTCAACGGAATTGTTGGATACTGTTATAGGTGCTTATTGCCAATGCGGGAAACCCCATCTCGCCCTTCAGATTTTCAAGAAGATGAAGCGGCTTCGACTTTGCCCTGAGGTCAAAACTTTCAATGTTTTGATTAGTGCTTTAGTTAAGTACCCTTCTACTCACTCTGTATATTCATGTAATGAGTTGTTTAATGATGCACTTAAGCTTGGATTGGTGCCAAGTACAATTACTATCAATATTATGATTAAAGGGTATTGTTTAGTTTACAAGTATAAGGATGCTAATCAATTGTTGAATAGAATGAGTGAGTTTGGATGTGTGCCGGATAATGTGAGTTATAATACTATATTGGATGGGTTGTGTGAGAAAGGTAGGTTGAATGAGATTAGGGATTTGTTGTTGGATATGAAGGGTAAAGGTCTTGTGCCGAACAGGAGTACGTATAATATTTTGGTACATGGTTATTGTAAAGTTGGGTGGTTGAAGGATGCTGCTCAGATTGTCGAGCTGATGACGCAGAACAATACTTTGCCTGATGTTTGGacttataatattttgattGATGGTCTGTGTAATGAAGGAAGGATTGATGATGCAATTAAGATTCGGGACGAGATGGTAGGATTGAAATTGTTGCCTGATGTGAAAACTTATAACATCCTGATCAATGGGTGTCTTGATTATAAGAGAAGTTCAGAGGCCTTTGATCTTGTTGAAAAGATGAATCAGAAGGGGATCAAATGTGATGAAATTACGTATAATACATTGATTAAATGGTATTGCAAGGAAGGGAAGATGGATAAAGCTAGAGAGGTACTTCTAAAGATGGAAGAAATCGGTTTATGTCCGAATTGTGTTTCCTATAATACTTTGATAAGTGCATATTGTAAAGCTGGAAATCTACCAGAAGTATTGAGGATAATGAAACGAATAGGTGAAAAAGGTTTGAAAATGGATAATTTTTCTCTCAATACATTGCTTCATATTCTTTGTCAAGAAAGGAAGCTTGATGAGGCATACGAGTTGCTCTCTGTTGCTCATACCAGGGGCTATCTGGTTGATGCAGTAAGTTATGGCACTCTTATTGGTGGCTACTTTAGATGTGCAGATATGGAAAAAGCTCTTAAGCTTTgggatgagatggaagagagaGAGATAATTCCCACTATTGTCACATACAACATCATAATTGGAGGGCTATGTAAATCGGGTAAAACTCAGCAGGCAATTGCTAAACTGAATGAACTTTTGGAGAAGGGTATAGTGCCCAATGAAATAACATATAATACTATCATCCATGGATACTGCTGGGAAGGGAACATTGAGAAAGCATTTCAATTTCACAACAAAATGGTTGAGAATTCTTTTAAGCCTGATGTATATACGTGCAACATTCTTCTTCGGGGACTTAGTAGGGAAGGCATGCTTGAAAAGGCCATTAAACTCTTTAATACGTGGATTGATAAAGGGAAGACCATTGATGTAGTAACCTATAACACCTTGATAACAGCTCTTTGTAAAGATCAAAGACTTGAGGATGCTCTGGTCCTTGTTGCTGAAATGGAAGAGAAAAATATCCGGCCTGATAAGTACACACATAATGCAATTGTTGGTGCACTTACTGATGCTGGAAGGCTTAAAGAGGCAGAAGAATTTATGACAGACAGAGAAAGACCATCTGAACAGTGGTTGCAAATGGATGGCAGGGAGCATGAACTCAGAGTTGATGAACAAGATTCAAGTTCAATCGCTTATTCACAGCAGATTGATGAGCTGTGTGCGGAAGGAAGATATAAGGATGCAATGCTTATCTATGCACAAGTCACTCAGAGAGGTATTGATCTACAAAAGTCTACTTATTTCACTCTGATAAAAGGACTCATCAAGAGGAGAAAAAGTATATCGAAGACAGGTTGA